A segment of the Staphylococcus ratti genome:
GTAAAGTTAATTAAAGTAATTAATCCTGTTTTTACAACTGTATCTACATTTTTATAAATCCCTACTGGGCCATTTAACATATCAAAACTAAAATCACCTGTAAAAATACTACCAATCATGCCCGCGACTGCTGTAAATATCAATTTACTGTACTCAACCGTTTGCGTTAGTCCGTAAACGAGTGGTTCAACTGGCGTTATTTCTCTTGTAGGAATAAATCCAAGTTGATAATCTGTCACTTTTTTCGTTTTCGTTATATTTTGTGTATATTTTTTAGGCGAAAACGTTTTACTATAGGTTTTACCATCGCGCTCAAACTTAATCGTTGTTTTTTCACCATTCGTCGCTTTCATTTCTTTCTTAATGTCACGAAGGTGCTCTGTAGTGCGACCATTGATTTCCGTAATAACGTCATCTTTTTTCAGGCCAATGTGCGCTGCCGGTGTATCCGGCGCAACTTCTTTCACTTTATTTGTAGGAGCGCCTTGTGCATAAGCTAAGCCAATAAATAACACAGCAGCTAAAATAAAGTTGAACAATGGTCCCGCAAATAGCGTTAAAAACTTTTGATATGGTTTTTTATGGGCAAATTGGCGCTCTCTCGGTGCAATTTGAATTAAGCTACCATTTTGAACAAAGAATGCTTTTTTAGCAATAGGATAATGATGTCTTTCTTGATCATAAGCCATAATGCCTTCAATAAATAGTGCTTCATTAAAATCGACCTTTTTAACTTCCATTGCTTCCATATGTTGGAACTTATGTTGATCATCTAGAATAATATGAGTAACTTCATCTTGCTCATTAAGTTTGATCTTAATATGCATACCCGGTTCAACAGGTGCTTCCTCCATGCCGTCTCCGGCCATTCGAACATACCCTCCAACAGGTAATAAACGAATCGTGTATAACGTTTCGTTTTTACGAAAACTTAAAATTTTCGGTCCCATACCAATTGCAAATTCTGGACACATAATGCCTGCACGCTTCGCAAAAAGCATATGGCCATATTCGTGCACAGATACTAGCAATCCGAAAACAAAGATAAATGCAATGATGGTTATCAACACAGACTACTACACCTCATATTCCTTATTTTTATAGTGCGCATCTAACGCTAAAATTTGTTCGAGCGTTGGCGCCATAATGACTTCATGTTCATCCATTTCTTTCTTTATCATACGTTCTATATCTAAAAAGCCAATTTCCTTATTTAAAAATTTAGCAACTGCAACTTCATTCACTGCATTTAAAACAACTGGCATCGTCCCACCAATTTTAATCGCTTCGTAAGCATATTGAAGACAACGATAGCGTTCAAAGTCCATTGCTTTAAAGTTCAATTGAGCGACTTCAGCTAAATTTAAAGCGGTTGCTTTATGTTCGATTCGATTGGGATATGTAAATGCGTATTGAATCGGCATGCGCATATCTGGTGTACCAAGTTGTGCCATCACACTCGTATCTACAAATTCCACCATAGAATGAATAATACTTTCTTTATGCAAAATCGTTTCAATTTGAGCAATATCTAAGTCAAATAACCATTTTGCTTCAATCACTTCAAAACCTTTATTCATCATCGTCGCAGAATCAATCGTAATTTTATGTCCCATCGACCAGTTAGGATGATTCAACGCGTCTTCCACCGTGACATTTTCTAAAGCATCACGTGTCAAATGTCGAAATGAGCCGCCACTTGCAGTAATGGTCACTTTCTTAATTTGCTTGTCATCTTCTCCGTTCAAACATTGGAAAATGGCCGCGTGTTCTGAATCGACCGGCAAGATATTCACATTGTATTTTCGTGCATGTGCCATTACTAATTCACCAGCAACGACAAGCGTTTCTTTGTTTGCTAATGCGATATCTTTGCCATTTTCAATCGCACGCATCGTCGGTGCTAACCCAACGCTTCCAAGTAACGCGTTAAGCACTAAATCATTCTTCTCATATGTCGCTACAGCAATAAGACCTTCATCTCCAGACACCACTTTGACATCGTAATTGGAAAATACGGCTACATCTTGAGGATTTTGAACCGATATAATCTCTGGCTGATGTTTTTCCACTACTTTTTGAGCAAATTCAATGTTTTTCCCAACTGTAAACGCAATAAGATTAAAATCATTAGGATGACGTTCAATGACATCAATGGCTTGTGTTCCTATTGAACCAGAAGCCCCTAAAATTGCGATATTTTTCATTATTTTCACTTCACCTTACATTTGAATTAAGAAAATATACATTAAAGGTAATACAAACATAAAACTGTCAAAACGGTCTAAAATCCCGCCATGACCAGGTAACAATCTGCCAGAATCTTTAACACCAAAGTGACGTTTAAATCCTGATTCCACGAGGTCACCTAATTGACCAAATGCACTCAATACGATTGTCACTATTAAAACCCAAAGTATACTGTAATCGAACTGGACAAAAAACATAAAGACAAGCGGCACGAGTAAACTGCATAATAAGCCGCCTATGAAGCCTTCTATTGTTTTGTTCGGACTAATGACAGGCCATAATTTATGTTTACCAAATGAACGCCCGAAAATATATGCCCCTGTATCTGTTAACCAAACGATAAGTAAACCGAATAAAATGTAATGTAAGCCTGCTTCACGTGTTTCATAAAAGTACATAAAACCAATACCAACGTAAGCAACAGACATAAGGCAAAATGCAGCGTCCATAAAACTAAATCTATTTTTGGACATTACTGTATAACTGAGTAATATAAAACTTAATGCAATCAATGACTTCTGTTGAAGGGTTGGGACCCAAGAATAGTCTTGCGGCAATAGAATCATAATCATCCCTATCGCGCTAATGAGTCCTGGTACAGAAAGCAATTGTATACGGTTCATATTTAACAACTCTTTGAGTGCAATCAAAGCAAGAATAAATGTAAAGCACATCCATGTCGTACCACCAATTAATAAAATTGGCAGAAATACGATTAACGCAACAATTGTTGTAATCGTTCTTACCTTCATAATCTTCTCCTATCTACAATCCCCCGAAACGTCTTTGACGAGATTGATATATTTTTATACATGCCACTAATTCGTTTTTATCAAAATCAGGCCACATTTTTGGATTGAAAATAAATTCACTATACGATAATTGCCAAATTAAGAAATTACTAATGCGTTGTTCTCCAGAAGTACGGATTAACAATTCAGGATCAGGATAATTGGCTGTCATTAAATACTTTTGAAACGTCGCTTCGTCTAAAGAATCAATATCCATCTCATCCGATGACTTCAAATCATGGATTAATGCTTTCATCCCTGAAATGATTTCAGCACGTCCACCGTAATTTATCGCAAATATAAGTGTAAGTCCGGTATTATGCGCAGTTTTACGTTTGGCTTCCTCAATTGCGCAAATCGTTTTTTCTGGGAGTTGCTCTGTAAAGCCTATTGTTTCAACTTTTACATTTTTTTCAATTAGTTCAGGTAAAAATGTATTTAAAAAGTTTACAGGGAGTCCCATAATATAGTTCACTTCTTCTTCTGGACGTGACCAGTTCTCAGTCGAAAAAGCATAAAGCGTTAAGTATTTAACATTCAAATCATTTGCCGCACGCGTAATCGTTTTAATCGTTTGCATGCCTTGATAATGACCTTTAATTCTTGGCATTCTTCTTTGTTTTGCCCAACGGCCATTACCATCCATGATGATTGCTATGTGTTTTGGTATATTATGTAAATCTAAAGTATCGACCTGAGATGATTTATCTTCATTGTTTTTAAATTTCTTAAACATGCATGTTCCTCCGAGCCTAATTACGTCTCATATTATTATAATCTTTAAAAAGTACAATTATCTACCATTTTATCACACTCAAATCACTCATTGAATTACAAAGAAAAAAACTGTACCAAAGTCTGATTCGGTACAGTTTTGCAAATGAATTACACAGACATGATATCCTTTTCTTTATCCGTAACTAATTGATCAATTTGTTTAATAGATTCGTCCGTTACTTTTTGAACATCATCTGAACCTGAACGCAACTCATCTTCAGTGATTTCGCCATCTTTTTCTTGTTTTTTCAATGTATCGTTTGCATCACGACGGATATTACGTACAGAAACTTTCGCATTTTCACCTGTCTTTTTAACGTCTTTTACAATTTCTTTACGACGCTCTTCAGTCAATGCTGGAACAGTGATGCGAATCACTTCACCATCGCTCGTTGGTGTTACACCTAAATTAGCTGCATAAATGGCTTTTTCAATGTCAGCTAATGCAGATTTATCATATGGAGAGATAACAAGTAAACGTGCTTCTGGTACGCTAATGCTTGCTAATTGTTGTACTGGTGTTGGTGCTCCGTAGTAATCCACATTAACGCCAGCCAATAAATTTGAATTTGCGCGACCTGCATTGATTTGCGCAAGTTCTCTTGATAAATTTTCGATTGATTTTTTCATTCGTGATTTCGTGTCTTGAATAATTCCACTCATAAGAAAGTCACCCCTAGATTATTTTGTAATAATTGTTCCAATTTCTTCTCCTAAAACGGCACGTTTAATGTTGCCTTCCTCCATAATTGAGAAAACGTTTAGCGGGATATTGTTATCCATACAGAATGAAGAGGCTGTAGAGTCCATGACTTGTAGGCCTTCTTGTAATAACTGTAAATAAGTTAAACGGTCATATTTCTGTGCGTTAGGGTCTACTTTAGGATCTGCAGAATATACGCCATCTACATTATTTTTGCCCATTAAAATGACATCTGCTTCTACTTCAGCTGCTCTCAATGCTGCAGTTGTATCTGTTGAGAAATATGGATTACCGATACCTGCTGCAAAAATAACTACACGTTTTTTCTCTAAATGTCTGATGGCACGTCGACGAATATAAGGTTCTGCAACCTGTTTCATCTCAATTGAAGTCAATACGCGTGTATCGCAGTCGAGTTGCTCTAAACTGTCTTGTAATGCTAATGCGTTCATGACAGTTGCAAGCATCCCCATATAGTCAGCAGTTCCACGATCCATTCCTAAATCGCTTCCCGTTTTACCACGCCAAATGTTACCGCCACCTACAATTACGGCAACTTCTGTATCCATTTTAGCCACTTCGGCTACTTGTTGCGCGATACTTTTAATAATTATTGGATTAATTCCAAATCCTTTGTCCCCTGCCAATGCTTCACCACTTAGTTTCAAAACTACTCGCTTATATTTTGAAGTTTCAGCCATTATAATAACCTCTCTATTCGTTTTATGTAAAACAATACAAGTAAAGAAGACACACGTGGTATCTTCCTTACACACAGCTTCAATATTTCTAAATTGAAGTCATGTAAAGGATGACACAAAAGGTGTCTTCTTTCTCATACTAAACCGTGTCTATTATTTCATTTGCCCTTTAACTTCATCAGCAAAGTTTTCTTCACGTTTTTCTAAACCTTCACCTACTTCGTAACGTACGAAGTCTACTAATTGACCACCTTTTGTTTTAAGGAATTGTTCAACAGTTTGATCTGGGTCTTTAACGAAATCTTGGTTAACCGCACAAATTTCTTGTAAATATTTGCGTAAACGGCCTTCAACCATTTTTTCAACGATGTTTTCAGGTTTGCCTTCGTTTAATGCTTGTTGCTTTAATACTTCTCTTTCGTGGTTGATTTCTTCTTCGCTTACTTGATCAGATGAAACGTATTTAGGGTTAATTGCAGCGATGTGCATTGCAACATCTTTTGCAGCTTCTTCATCAGTTGAACCTTCAATAACTGAAAGTACACCAATACGTCCACCCATGTGTAAGTATGCACCGAATGCATCGTTATCTGTTTTTGTACGAATTTCAAAACGACGTAAGCTTAATTTTTCACCAATTGTAGAAATTGCTTCAGTCATATGTTCAGAAACTTTTTTACCGTTTGGAAGTGTAGTTTCATTTAATGCTTCAACAGATTCAGCTTTCGTTTCAAGAATTTGGTTAGCAATTTCTTTAACAAGTTGTTGGAAACCTTCATTACGTGCAACGAAGTCTGTTTCAGAGTTGATTTCAACAATAACTGCATCGTTACCTTTTACTTCAACATGTGTGATACCTTCTGCTGCGATACGGTCTGCTTTTTTAGCAGCTTTAGCAATACCTTTTTCACGTAAATAATCAATTGCCTTATCGATGTTACCATCTGTTTCTTGAAGCGCTTTTTTACAATCCATCATACCAGCGCCAGTTTTTTCACGTAATTCTTTAACAAGTTTAGCTGAAATTGCCATCACTATTCCTCCAATATCATTTCATTAGTTATTTTAAAAAAAGGGGCTGGGACATAATATTGTTGTCCTAGTCCCTTAAAATGCTTTTATACTTAAAATTATCTTAGTGTGTAGCGCAGATGAAACTAAAACAAACTTCGGCTTCACATTGCCTTGAGCGGGCTTCTCAAAGCACGCTTGCGTAATATTTCAGTTTCATACTATCCGCGACACTGCACTGGGCAAGAAGACGAAATCACTTTAAACCATTTCCTCTTGCTCCCCATTTTAAGATGCTATTTATTTAGATTCAACTGTTTCTTCTGTCTCTTCAGTTGATGTTTCATCTTCGTTTAAGTCGATGTTTTGCTCTGCAGCAACTTCGTCGTTAGATACACCTTGTTGACCTTCTAAAATAGCGTCTGCCATTTTACCAGTTAACAATTTAACCGCACGAATCGCATCGTCGTTCGCTGGAATAACGTAGTCGATTTCATCAGGATCACAGTTTGTATCAACGATACCTACGATCGGGATGTTTAATTTACGTGCTTCAGCAATCGCATTGCGCTCTTTACGTGGGTCAACTACGAATAATGCTTGAGGCATTGATTTCATATCACGAATACCGCCTAAGAATTTGATTAAACGGTCGTATTCTTTTTTAAGTTCTACAACTTCTTTTTTAGGAAGTACGTCAAAAGTACCGTCTTCTTCCATTTTTTCAATTTCAGAAATACGTTTTACACGTTTAGAGATTGTTTTGTAGTTTGTTAAAATACCACCTAACCATCTTTGGTTAACGTAGTAGTGTCCAGCACGTTCTGCTTCAGATTTAACTGATTCTTGTGCTTGTTTTTTTGTACCTACGAATAAGACTTTACCGCCTTCTTCAGATACTTGCTTAATAAAGTTGTAAGCTTCTTCTACTTTCTTTACTGTTTTTTGTAAGTCGATGATATAAATACCATTTCTTTCAGTAAAGATGTACTTTTTCATTTTTGGGTTCCAACGGCGTGTTTGATGACCGAAGTGAACACCAGCTTCAAGTAATTGTTTCATTGAAATTACTGCCATGATTAAAATTCCTCCTATTGGTTAATATCCTCCACATGTGCTAACACAAAAACGGCAATACGCCGCACCCTTTTGCGTTTTGGCCTCATGTGTGTGTTTTGACTTTCTCATAGCCGCATATAAATATATCATAAAGTCCATACACATGCAACTAGTATTTATTATTCTGAACGCTTCAGCTCATCTAAAAAAGTTTCTTTCTTAACTTTAATAAATGTTCCTTTCATACCTAATGAACGTGACTCGATAACGCCAGCGCTTTCGAGTTTACGCAATGCATTTACAATTACTGAGCGTGTAATACCTACACGATCAGCCACTTTAGAAGCAATTAATAAGCCTTCTTTTCCACCTAACTCTTCAAAAATGTGGTCGATCGCTTCTTTTTCTGAATAAGATAATGAATTAATCGCCATTGAAATTGCCGCTTTGTCACGCGCTTCTGTTTCAATTTCATTATGTTTTTCACGTAAGATTTCCATTCCGATAACTGTAGCCGCATATTCGCCAAGTACAAGATCGTTTTCGCCAAAGTCATCAGATACACGTCCAAGTACTAATGTACCTAAGCGTTCGCCGCCTCCAATAATTGGGAAAATTGTCGTTCGAGAATCTTTAAATAAGTCTTCATTTTCTGGTGGGAATACAGAAAGTTCATTATCAATTCGAATATTAGATGATGTTTCATGTACATTCATCAATTTACTCGTATACGCTTCAGGCACGTGACGTTCTTCTAACATTTTTATAATGCGTTCATTTTTAAGTAACTCATTCAAGTTAGAACCTAAAATCTTACCACGTCTCGATACGATGAATACGTTCGTTACAGTCACTTTACTAATCGTTCGTGCAACATCTTTAAAATCAACCGAAATTCCTTTATGTTTTTGTAATAAACTACTTAATTCTCTTGTTTTAGATAATAAACCCATGTCACTTCTCCTTTTTTTATAAAATGAATTCACTTAAGTCTTTATTTGTTGAAATTGATTTCAATTTTCCATCTACGTACTGTGGCGTAATATCTACGTGTGCATTTGGCATATTAGGTGCTTCAAAAGATAAATCTTCTAGCATTTTTTCTAAAATCGTGTGTAATCTTCTCGCACCAATATTGTCTGTATCTTGGTTGACATGATAAGCCATTTCTGCCAATCGATGAATCGCCTCATCAGTAAAGTTTACCGTTACTTCTTCAGTTTCAAGCAACATCTCGTATTGTTTAATTAAAGAGAGTTTAGGTTCTTTTAAAATTCTTACGAAATCTTCAACAGTTAAACTTTGAAGTTCGACACGAATCGGAAATCTCCCTTGTAATTCTGGTATTAAATCACTTGGTTTAGAAACATGGAATGCGCCTGCGCCAATAAATAACATATGCTCAGTACTAACCGTACCATATTTAGTTCGAATCACGCTACCTTCAAGAATAGGAAGTATATCGCGTTGAACACCTTGTCTAGAAACGTCTTGTCCACCGCCATATTGACTATTCGTTGCTACTTTATCAATTTCATCAATAAAAATAATACCCATTTGTTCTGCAAGTTCAAGCGCTTCTTGATTTGCTGTTTCATGATCAATCATTTCTTCAGCATATTCATCAATTAAAATTTTACGTGCCGTTTTTACAGGCACTTCTTTTTCCACTTTTTTCTTAGGCATCAATTGATTCATCATTTCTTGCATTTGTTCGTTTTGTTGATTGCCGAACATACCTAATGCGCCTGGATCTTGTTCTACTTTAATGCGCACTTTTTCATTTTCAAGTTGACCATTTTTAAGTTGTACTTTAATATCGGAGCGCTTCGTTTTGATTTCTTCTGTTGGCGCTTCTTCTTCCTCCTCTTGGTTTTGACCAAAATTCGGTATTGCGCCTCCAAATAAAGACTCAAGTGGATTATTCGATGTTTGGCTCGCTTTTTTCTTAATACTTGGAACTAACAATTTGACGAGTCTTTCATTTGCTTTAGCTGTCGCTTCATCTTTAACCTCATTCTTTTTTTCATCTTTAACGAGTCGAACTGCAACGTCTACTAAATCTCTGACCATACTTTCAACATCACGTCCTACATAGCCAACTTCTGTAAACTTCGTCGCCTCAACTTTGATAAATGGGGCACCAACAATTTTCGCCATGCGTCGCGCAATTTCAGTTTTACCTACCCCTGTCGGTCCCATCATCAATATATTTTTAGGTGCGATTTCTTGTTTCACTTCATCTTCTAAAAGACTGCGACGATAACGATTTCTTAGCGCAATCGCTACTTTTTTCTTCGCTTCATCTTGTCCAATAATATATTCATCGAGTTTGCTTACTATTTCTTTTGGGGTATACTTAATGGCATTTTGATCCATACTTTAGAACCTCCGTTATAATTCTTCAACCGTAATATGGTCATTTGTAAAAACACAAATATCTGCCGCTACTTTGAGGCTTTCATACGCCATTTCTCGCGCAGATAAATGCGTCGCGTGTCGCTTCAAAGCACGTCCAGCGCTTAAAGCATAATTGCCTCCAGAACCAATCGCAATCAAATCATCATCTGGTGCAATAACTTCACCTGTACCGCTTACTACTAAAATATGATCTTTATCCATAACGATAAGCATGGCTTCTAGTTGGCGAAGTTGCTTATCTCCACGCCATTCTTTCGCTAATTCAACCGCTGCACGCTCTAAGTTGCCACTATATTGTTGCAGTTTTCCTTCAAACTTTTCAAATAATGTGAAGGCATCTGCAACGCTTCCAGCAAAACCAGCAATGACACGGTCTTGATATAGACGCCTTACTTTTTTAGCGGTCTGTTTCATAATGACTTGTTCGCCAAGAGTGACTTGACCATCACCAGCCATGGCTGCATGGCCATTATGTCTGACAGCATAAATTGTTGTTGCATGAATTGAAGAACTCATAAAACTTACTCTCCTTTTTTTGCACGAGGATGTGCATTTAAATAAACATTGCGTAAACGTTGATTAGACACGTGTGTATAACGACTTGTCGTAGATAAATTAACATGTCCCAATAAACTTTGAACCGTTCTTAAGTCTGCGCCGGCATCGAGCATGTGCGTCGCAAAAGTGTGTCGAAGCTTATGGGGATGAATAGACGACACGCCCGCTGTTCGCTTTACAATATCATTCAAAATATAACGAATTCCTCTTGTTGTAATCGGTTCACCTTTTAAATTCACAATTAATTTACCATGTGTCGTATTTTGAACAGGTTGAAAATGCTCAAGATAATCTTCGATGCTTTGTTTACAAAATTCACCAAACGGCACAATTCTCTCTTTACTCCCTTTACCCATCACTTTTAACACGCACATTGATAAATCAATATCGGAAATATTTAAATCAACTAATTCTGATACACGGATACCCGTAGCATAAAACAGCTCGAGTATCACACGATCTCGTCTCCCTTTTTTCGGATCTTCCCTTACAGTTTTAAATAATGCTTCCATTTCTTCGGTATAAAAAAATGTAGGTAAGTACGTTTCCTTTTTAGGATGCACGAGTTGTACAAACGGATTGACCATTTGTGTATCTTGTGTCATCCAAAAATTATAAAACGTACGTAGCGTTGAAATTTTTCTTGAAACGGTCGTTCGCTGTAATCCTTGATTGTATAACATTGCAAGGTAATTTCGTGCATCACGATATTCAAACTCTCGTAATGTTAACTGCTCTTGTTGTAAAAATTGATTGAATTGTTTCAAGTCATCTTCATACGCTTGCAATGTATGTTCAGAAAAAAATCTTTCCTGCTTTAACATAAGTAAAAACTGATGCTGGATATGTTCCAAAGTAAAAACCCCTCCATCATTAGCATTGTAGCATAATAATGAGGGGAGCTGCATAGATTATACATTGAATTTTCGTAGTTATCTAAATTTTGCTTATTTTGCCAATTTATTTTTTTATCTTTTACAGCGTTTGTTTAAATTTATCTAAATAAGTTAGTGCGCGATGCGCTAGTTTTTCATAACGTTCTTTCTTATCTTTAACACGTGCATCTAATGCAGGAACTAATCCAAAATTTGCATTCATCGGTTGAAAATTTTTGTTGTTATTCGCATGAGAAATATAATACGCCATACTACCAATCATCGTTTCTCTCGGAAAAACGACATCGCCTTTCTCTTGTATACGATGCGCAAGATTAATACCTGCAACCATGCCACTCGCCGCACTTTCAACATAACCTTCAACACCTGTCATTTGACCAGCGAAATAAAGGTCTTGGCGATTTTTGAATGCATAAGTTTCTGATAAGACTTCTGGTGAATTGATAAATGTATTGCGATGCATGACGCCATAGCGAACAATATCTACATTTTCTAAACCAGGAATAAGTTGAATTACTTCTTTTTGTGCGCCCCATTTCAAGCGTGTTTGAAAACCTACGATATTATAGAGCGTCCCCGCTGCATCGTCTTGTCTAAGTTGTACGACAGCGAAAGGACGTTTTCCAGTTTTTGGATCTTCTAATCCTACTGGTTTCATCGGTCCAAATAAAAGTGTTTTAGGGCCGCGGCTTGCCATTACTTCAAATGGCATACAGCCTTCGAAATACTTTTCTTTTTCAAAATCTTTACTCGGTGCAACTTCAGCTTCCAATGCCGCCTCGTAAAAACGATTAAACTCTTCTTCTGTCATAGGGCAATTTAAGTATGCGGCTTCACCTTTATCATATCGAGATTTTAAATACACTTTATCCATATTAATAGAGTCTTTTTCAATGATAGGTGCGGCAGCATCATAGAAATACAATTGATCTTCTCCTGTTAGTGCCACAATTTCTTTAGCCAATGGTTCCGTAGTTAATGGCCCAGTAGCAATAATTGTAGGTCCTTCTGGAATAGACGTAATTTCTTCATTTTTAACATTTACATTGGGATGTTGTTTTAACGTCTCTGTTACATAGCCAGCGAAATCGTGTCGATCAACGGCTAATGCCCCTCCTGCAGGCACACGTGCGTTATCTGCAGCAGCGATAATTAATG
Coding sequences within it:
- the frr gene encoding ribosome recycling factor encodes the protein MSGIIQDTKSRMKKSIENLSRELAQINAGRANSNLLAGVNVDYYGAPTPVQQLASISVPEARLLVISPYDKSALADIEKAIYAANLGVTPTSDGEVIRITVPALTEERRKEIVKDVKKTGENAKVSVRNIRRDANDTLKKQEKDGEITEDELRSGSDDVQKVTDESIKQIDQLVTDKEKDIMSV
- a CDS encoding isoprenyl transferase is translated as MFKKFKNNEDKSSQVDTLDLHNIPKHIAIIMDGNGRWAKQRRMPRIKGHYQGMQTIKTITRAANDLNVKYLTLYAFSTENWSRPEEEVNYIMGLPVNFLNTFLPELIEKNVKVETIGFTEQLPEKTICAIEEAKRKTAHNTGLTLIFAINYGGRAEIISGMKALIHDLKSSDEMDIDSLDEATFQKYLMTANYPDPELLIRTSGEQRISNFLIWQLSYSEFIFNPKMWPDFDKNELVACIKIYQSRQRRFGGL
- a CDS encoding phosphatidate cytidylyltransferase — translated: MKVRTITTIVALIVFLPILLIGGTTWMCFTFILALIALKELLNMNRIQLLSVPGLISAIGMIMILLPQDYSWVPTLQQKSLIALSFILLSYTVMSKNRFSFMDAAFCLMSVAYVGIGFMYFYETREAGLHYILFGLLIVWLTDTGAYIFGRSFGKHKLWPVISPNKTIEGFIGGLLCSLLVPLVFMFFVQFDYSILWVLIVTIVLSAFGQLGDLVESGFKRHFGVKDSGRLLPGHGGILDRFDSFMFVLPLMYIFLIQM
- the rpsB gene encoding 30S ribosomal protein S2, which codes for MAVISMKQLLEAGVHFGHQTRRWNPKMKKYIFTERNGIYIIDLQKTVKKVEEAYNFIKQVSEEGGKVLFVGTKKQAQESVKSEAERAGHYYVNQRWLGGILTNYKTISKRVKRISEIEKMEEDGTFDVLPKKEVVELKKEYDRLIKFLGGIRDMKSMPQALFVVDPRKERNAIAEARKLNIPIVGIVDTNCDPDEIDYVIPANDDAIRAVKLLTGKMADAILEGQQGVSNDEVAAEQNIDLNEDETSTEETEETVESK
- the tsf gene encoding translation elongation factor Ts, translated to MMAISAKLVKELREKTGAGMMDCKKALQETDGNIDKAIDYLREKGIAKAAKKADRIAAEGITHVEVKGNDAVIVEINSETDFVARNEGFQQLVKEIANQILETKAESVEALNETTLPNGKKVSEHMTEAISTIGEKLSLRRFEIRTKTDNDAFGAYLHMGGRIGVLSVIEGSTDEEAAKDVAMHIAAINPKYVSSDQVSEEEINHEREVLKQQALNEGKPENIVEKMVEGRLRKYLQEICAVNQDFVKDPDQTVEQFLKTKGGQLVDFVRYEVGEGLEKREENFADEVKGQMK
- the pyrH gene encoding UMP kinase, whose amino-acid sequence is MAETSKYKRVVLKLSGEALAGDKGFGINPIIIKSIAQQVAEVAKMDTEVAVIVGGGNIWRGKTGSDLGMDRGTADYMGMLATVMNALALQDSLEQLDCDTRVLTSIEMKQVAEPYIRRRAIRHLEKKRVVIFAAGIGNPYFSTDTTAALRAAEVEADVILMGKNNVDGVYSADPKVDPNAQKYDRLTYLQLLQEGLQVMDSTASSFCMDNNIPLNVFSIMEEGNIKRAVLGEEIGTIITK
- the hslU gene encoding ATP-dependent protease ATPase subunit HslU, producing MDQNAIKYTPKEIVSKLDEYIIGQDEAKKKVAIALRNRYRRSLLEDEVKQEIAPKNILMMGPTGVGKTEIARRMAKIVGAPFIKVEATKFTEVGYVGRDVESMVRDLVDVAVRLVKDEKKNEVKDEATAKANERLVKLLVPSIKKKASQTSNNPLESLFGGAIPNFGQNQEEEEEAPTEEIKTKRSDIKVQLKNGQLENEKVRIKVEQDPGALGMFGNQQNEQMQEMMNQLMPKKKVEKEVPVKTARKILIDEYAEEMIDHETANQEALELAEQMGIIFIDEIDKVATNSQYGGGQDVSRQGVQRDILPILEGSVIRTKYGTVSTEHMLFIGAGAFHVSKPSDLIPELQGRFPIRVELQSLTVEDFVRILKEPKLSLIKQYEMLLETEEVTVNFTDEAIHRLAEMAYHVNQDTDNIGARRLHTILEKMLEDLSFEAPNMPNAHVDITPQYVDGKLKSISTNKDLSEFIL
- the rseP gene encoding RIP metalloprotease RseP; translation: MLITIIAFIFVFGLLVSVHEYGHMLFAKRAGIMCPEFAIGMGPKILSFRKNETLYTIRLLPVGGYVRMAGDGMEEAPVEPGMHIKIKLNEQDEVTHIILDDQHKFQHMEAMEVKKVDFNEALFIEGIMAYDQERHHYPIAKKAFFVQNGSLIQIAPRERQFAHKKPYQKFLTLFAGPLFNFILAAVLFIGLAYAQGAPTNKVKEVAPDTPAAHIGLKKDDVITEINGRTTEHLRDIKKEMKATNGEKTTIKFERDGKTYSKTFSPKKYTQNITKTKKVTDYQLGFIPTREITPVEPLVYGLTQTVEYSKLIFTAVAGMIGSIFTGDFSFDMLNGPVGIYKNVDTVVKTGLITLINFTAILSVNLGIMNLLPIPALDGGRILFVLYEAIFRKPANKKAETVIIAAGAIFVVIIMILVTWNDIQRYFL
- a CDS encoding 1-deoxy-D-xylulose-5-phosphate reductoisomerase, with the translated sequence MKNIAILGASGSIGTQAIDVIERHPNDFNLIAFTVGKNIEFAQKVVEKHQPEIISVQNPQDVAVFSNYDVKVVSGDEGLIAVATYEKNDLVLNALLGSVGLAPTMRAIENGKDIALANKETLVVAGELVMAHARKYNVNILPVDSEHAAIFQCLNGEDDKQIKKVTITASGGSFRHLTRDALENVTVEDALNHPNWSMGHKITIDSATMMNKGFEVIEAKWLFDLDIAQIETILHKESIIHSMVEFVDTSVMAQLGTPDMRMPIQYAFTYPNRIEHKATALNLAEVAQLNFKAMDFERYRCLQYAYEAIKIGGTMPVVLNAVNEVAVAKFLNKEIGFLDIERMIKKEMDEHEVIMAPTLEQILALDAHYKNKEYEV
- the codY gene encoding GTP-sensing pleiotropic transcriptional regulator CodY encodes the protein MGLLSKTRELSSLLQKHKGISVDFKDVARTISKVTVTNVFIVSRRGKILGSNLNELLKNERIIKMLEERHVPEAYTSKLMNVHETSSNIRIDNELSVFPPENEDLFKDSRTTIFPIIGGGERLGTLVLGRVSDDFGENDLVLGEYAATVIGMEILREKHNEIETEARDKAAISMAINSLSYSEKEAIDHIFEELGGKEGLLIASKVADRVGITRSVIVNALRKLESAGVIESRSLGMKGTFIKVKKETFLDELKRSE